A single Anopheles funestus chromosome 2RL, idAnoFuneDA-416_04, whole genome shotgun sequence DNA region contains:
- the LOC125763021 gene encoding uncharacterized protein LOC125763021, with protein MNREKTAAVLQFTQAMTNFLRLHMVSLRQPPAREWMRPMLLERDDHAGRLMDTILEEELDSTIINFLRLSRNDFNYLLRAVESKIQKVDTNMRKSLSAKEKLIVTLRYLATGDQYKSLEYSFRISAQAISSFIPEVCDCLVETLRDYVKLPSSPDDWMKIVQGFEDKWNFPHTLGAMDGKHVGIKAPPNSGTNYYNYRKFFSVVLLGVVDSNSNFIFADVGSRGRISDGGVFKNTLLYHKLETNECNLPCPAPLSPSSNILVPYMFLGDKAFPLTQYCLRPFGGLTERRSTERNFNERHSKARRCVEMAFGILSGRFRVLKKPIELEEGNAKKVIMAAIYLHNFIRRDANVRSQDARRFNTTHDEVNLRNLNSNRNRSGNEMLHIRMHIADFLLNH; from the exons atgaaTCGCGAAAAAACTGCAGCCGTTCTGCAATTTACTCAAGCAATGACGAATTTCCTTCGTCTACATATGGTTTCCCTTCGCCAACCACCTGCTAGGGAATGGATGCGCCCCATGCTGCTCGAAAGAGATGACCACGCTGGACGACTAATGGACACAATTTTGGAAGAAGAGCTGGATAGCaccataattaattttttgaggCTATCCAGAAATGATTTCAACTATCTGCTTCGTGCTGTTGAATCGAAAATTCAAAAAGTAGATACAAATATGCGCAAGAGCTTATCAGCTAAGGAAAAGCTCATTGTGACTTTGCGGTATTTGGCAACGGGCGATCAATATAAATCGCTTGAATATTCATTCCGG ATTTCAGCACAAGCTATCAGCAGCTTTATTCCCGAAGTGTGCGACTGTCTCGTTGAAACGTTGCGAGATTACGTAAag CTACCCTCAAGTCCAGACGATTGGATGAAAATCGTACAGGGCTTTGAGGATAAATGGAACTTTCCTCATACGCTCGGGGCTATGGACGGCAAGCACGTAGGAATCAAAGCACCCCCCAACAGTGGAACCAACTACTACAACTACAGGAAATTTTTCAGCGTCGTACTGTTGGGAGTAGTAGATTCCAACAGTAATTTCATATTTGCAGATGTTGGTTCCAGGGGAAGAATCTCTGATGGAggtgtatttaaaaatacattactCTATCACAAGCTAGAGACAAATGAGTGTAACCTTCCATGTCCAGCACCGTTAAGCCCATCGTCAAACATCTTGGTTCCCTATATGTTTTTAGGTGATAAAGCATTTCCTCTAACACAATATTGCCTTCGCCCTTTTGGTGGTTTGACCGAAAGGAGATCGACCGAGCGAAACTTCAACGAGCGACATTCTAAAGCTAGACGCTGCGTGGAAATGGCTTTCGGAATCCTGAGTGGACGTTTCcgggttttaaaaaaaccgATTGAGCTCGAAgaaggaaatgcaaaaaaagttataatgGCTGCAATATATTTACATAACTTCATTCGTAGAGATGCAAATGTGCGAAGCCAAGATGCTAGACGATTCAACACTACTCACGACGAAGTGAATTTACGTAACCTAAACTCGAATCGAAATCGCTCCGGGAACGAAATGCTACATATTCGGATGCACATTGCTGACTTCCTCCTAAATCATTGA